The genomic region ATTGAATACTTGAGCTTAGCAGTATAAACAAGGTTACCCCCCTCCTCTGCTGGGGTTAATGGTATTTCACCCTCCATTTTAGCAGCCCCCCTCTGTATCCCATTCCTTAGGAGTTTCTGCTCCATTTTTATGCTTATTTTATCCGCAGCCGTAGTGTTGCTCCAATTCTTTTCCCCTATTTCCAGTTCATAATCCCTGGCAAATGACTTTACGAGATCCATGAATGTTCCCCCCTCACCAAGAGGTTGCGAAAGCCCAGCCTCCTTAGGCCACCTCTCAAGCCTCTTAATTCTAGCCTCATCGGGCGTTGTTTTACTTATCCGTATAGGCACCTCAACGTATGTGTCATATACCACCGTATACTCCATGTCGTTCCACGCTTCGTTATTAATTTAAATATTTCGGAGGCAAGGCTCAAAAATCTGACTTCCTCCCCACCTCAAAAGGCGAGATTTGCTGCTCTCATTATCAAATAATTAAAGAAAGTTAAACTGCATCAAAGACATTCTTGAATGGCAAGTGGCAGCGAAGGCAACGGAGGATATTTTCCCGTGCCCTCACTTCCAGTGATTAATTAGGTCGATTGACGTTATTATTGGGAAGAATGATGACATGTTTGTGAGCGATCTTTCGTGTCCCTCCCTGTTTCTAGATGATACTGCATCCCTAATTATCACTGGGATTAATCCTAATGCAAAGGCGTGTCTCGCACTTGTTTCAATCCCTATCTCAGTCGCTATTCCAGTGAATACTATTGTCGATCTATTGGAGTTCCTTAGCAATAGCTCGAAATTCGTCCCCACGAATATGCTCCATGTATTTTTGTTAAGCACTATGTCATCAGCTGATGGTTGTACGACTAGCTCCATTTCCTCAGGCTTAAATTGAAAACCACTTCTGTATAATAGTTTAGAGGAGGGCGACTCGAATCCCTGAGGATATGGAGTTATCTTTGTGAATACTATAGGTACCTTGGCTTGCCGAGCTGCAGTTATGGATGTGTTTAGCGCATTGATGAATTCCTCTTTATTGAAAATTGAATTAACGAGGGCTTTATGGACATCCCAAACAACCAACACTGATCGAGATGGTTTCAAGATATCCGGAAGAGGCCAACTAGTAGCCATATCTTTTACTTGTTTATAATTAAATTTTAAAGCTTTCGCCACAAGCCCAGATAATATGAATTGGCAGTCATATATAATAATATTATTTTTTATTTACTTAAGCAAAATTTTCATATGAATTAATAATCATTATCAGACAAGAATAACGTAAGTCTTATTAATAGGATATCTACTATTAACTATCAATGGTATTTAGGATAATTAGGGCAAACCTATCCACCGAGGAATTCAAGGAGGAAATAATCAAGGATGATGAGCTAAAGATGTTCCTCGGTGGACGAGGACTCGGCTCATACCTAGCCCTGAGAGAGGTGCCTAGGGGCATTGACCCATTTGATCCAAGCAACAAGCTATACTTCTTCTCAGGACCCCTCAGCGGCATCGCCACCGTATCCTCTAGCAGATTAACAGTCGTCGGCAAGTCTCCCCTCACCATGTCATTAACCCATTCCAATATGGGTGGAAACGCATCCTACTGGCTCCGTAGATCGGGCTACGATGGATTAGTCGTGGAGGGTAAATCCGATTATCCTGTCTACATTTATATCCGTGATGGGGAACCCATGATTAAGCCTGCAAAGCATTTATGGGGAAAAACAACGGGCTCCTCAACAAGGCAATTATTGATGGAAAATGGGTTCCCCCCAGATGAGACTAAGGCCGGCGTCATTGTTATCGGACCCGCGGGGGAGAATATGGTTAGGTTCGCCGGAATAAGGGGCAGCGATTATGAACGGTTCGCCGGCAGAGGAGGCCTAGGCGCAGTGATGGGGAGCAAGATGATTAAGGGAATAATTGCCTGGGGAACAAGGAAGTTGATGGATGAGGTAATCGATAAGGAACGGTTCAAAAAAGTCAATAATGAGTTAGTAAAGAGGGTCATGGCTCATCCCACGTATCAAGCCTTGCATACATATGGTACTAATGTCCTAATGAATATAATTCAATCAATGGGCGCATTGCCGGCATATAACTTCACGGGGCGAGCGAGCGATGTAACTCAAGTCAGTGGGGNATATATTAAAACCAAGTATGTGGTGGAGGTGCATGGCTGCTATAATTGCCCCATAGCGTGTACCCAGATTCCAATGGTGAAGAGCGGGCCATTCAAGGTGCCTGGAGAAAAGATAAAGTATGAATATGAAAATACTTGGGCTCTTGGCCCGAACATAGGCGAATTAGATCCCGAGGCAGTAATTAAACTTCAAAAAGCGGCTAATGAATTGGGAATGGACACTATTAGCCTGGGCAATACATTAGCGACAGCAACTGAACTTGCTAGGAAGGGATTGTTGAAGCTTGATGTTGATTGGGGTGAT from Thermocladium sp. ECH_B harbors:
- a CDS encoding isochorismatase, with the translated sequence MATSWPLPDILKPSRSVLVVWDVHKALVNSIFNKEEFINALNTSITAARQAKVPIVFTKITPYPQGFESPSSKLLYRSGFQFKPEEMELVVQPSADDIVLNKNTWSIFVGTNFELLLRNSNRSTIVFTGIATEIGIETSARHAFALGLIPVIIRDAVSSRNREGHERSLTNMSSFFPIITSIDLINHWK
- a CDS encoding aldehyde:ferredoxin oxidoreductase, encoding MVFRIIRANLSTEEFKEEIIKDDELKMFLGGRGLGSYLALREVPRGIDPFDPSNKLYFFSGPLSGIATVSSSRLTVVGKSPLTMSLTHSNMGGNASYWLRRSGYDGLVVEGKSDYPVYIYIRDGEPMIKPAKHLWGKTTGSSTRQLLMENGFPPDETKAGVIVIGPAGENMVRFAGIRGSDYERFAGRGGLGAVMGSKMIKGIIAWGTRKLMDEVIDKERFKKVNNELVKRVMAHPTYQALHTYGTNVLMNIIQSMGALPAYNFTGRASDVTQVSGXYIKTKYVVEVHGCYNCPIACTQIPMVKSGPFKVPGEKIKYEYENTWALGPNIGELDPEAVIKLQKAANELGMDTISLGNTLATATELARKGLLKLDVDWGDPATFIDLAYKIAHRDGIGDELAEGDYRLAMKYXDPEAFVGSRGQGVPAYDPRGLKGFALAYYTSNRGGDHLEAYTPTWEVFGVPEKVDPLDDSQSGIEKQARIVKWNQDLFAVVDSSVFCKFENLMPNINTEGDIAALYNSAFGWDLSGEDILEIGERIFNVERLFHVKEGKWVKDELPNRMRQPIPEGPAKGHSASKMFDEGIKVYYKLRGWSDGKPTLDTLKRLGL